Sequence from the Paeniglutamicibacter cryotolerans genome:
CGCTGGACCTCAAGCACCCGGATGGCTTCCCGCTGTTACGGCTGCGGGGTGGCTGGCAGTCCTGTTTGGACTGGTCAGTGCCGGTTTAGTGCGCTTCCGGCGCCGCGGTGCCGATAGGCTCCCGGGACGTGGACTGCTGTGGGGAGCCATGGCACTTGCCGTGTTCTTCCTTCTCCTTACCGGTCTCGTTCAGGGGGCGACAGCGCCGGGCTCGCTTGCTGACCTGTTGGCACAGTTCGCGCTTTTCGCCTCGTTCTCGCTGCTCGCCCTGGCCATCGCGGCCAGCGTGCTGCGGGAATCTTGGGAGGACAGATCCGGGGTGCTGGCAGCAGTCTTCACCTCGGCCGGGCTGTCGCTGAGCCTGGTGCTGGCCTTCGGGCTGGCCCTCTGGGCGCAGATGGCCAGCGGGCACGGGCCGGTTCCCGGGATCTGGGTCATGGCCTCGATGGCGGCTGTTGCCGCCTTCCTGCACCCGGCCTTCCGCTGGTTACGGCCACTGGTAGCCAGATTGGTCTACGGGCGGGCTGCTTCCACCGAGGAATTCATTGCCCAGCTGCTGGGACGGATCAGTGGGTTTCCACCGACAGCCACGGCGCAGGAGTCCCTGGAACACTGCCTGGATGTGGTGTGCCGGGGCCTGGGCCTAAGCTCCCTGAGCGCCAACCCCGACGGAACGCTGCTGGGCGAGCCGGCCACACGGGCCCGGGCCTTGGCCTTGCCGGTCTTTGCTCCGGTAGCCGATACGGTGCGTACCCGGGCGCATCTGGCAAGGGCCACCCGGATAGTGGGACAGGTCCGGGCCGAACGCCTGCGCGTGGTCGAGGACGAACGTCGGCGCCTGCGCCACGACCTGCATGACGAGCTCGGCCCGGCTTTGGGCGCGGCCGTGCTGAACCTGCAGGCAGCCGGAAACCTCGTCGGGGCACTAGCTGATGCTCGGGGACGGATGGCGCTCGAACTACTTGACGCCACGCAGGAACAGCTGCGCTCGCTGATCGGCAGGATCCGCCACATAGTCCGTGGCCTGCGTCCGGCAGTGCTGCACGACGGCGGACTCGGTACGGCACTTCAATCGCTGGCAGCCGGGACCCGCTCCGGGCCAGGCACGCTCATCGACCTCGGCACACTGCCACGTCCGCTGCCTGCGGCGGTGGAGACCGCAGCGTACCTCCTGGCGGCCGAGGCCACCGAAAACCACCGCCGGCACGTGGGCACCGGAACCTGTACCGTGCGTGCACACGTCCGGCCGGGGCCCGACGGTGGTGTCCTGCTGCTGGAAATCACCGATCAGGGCCCCGGTTTTGATCCAACCACAGTGACTCCCGGACTGGGGTTGGCCTCGATGCGTCAACGGGCGTTGGACCTGGGAGGGGTGTTCAAGCTGGAATCAGGACCGCATGGAACCCTGATCCGCGCCGAATTTCCATTGCCGAGGCCGGTTCATGAGCCCTGACCCGCTGCGTGTGGCAATAGCCGATGACCATACGTTGTTTCGCCGCGGACTTTGGGCGCTTTTGGCGTCGGTGCCCGACATGGAGGTCTGCGCCGAGGCTGCCGACGGTGGACAAGCGCTGCGTCGGGTCGTGGAAACCCATCCGGACGTGCTGTTGTTGGATATCCGGATGCCAGGGGAGACTGGGCTGGAGATGTTGCCCCGGATACGTCGTGCGGCTCCGGATACGGCCATCCTCATGCTTACCATGGTCGAACCCGGGCCATCGGTGCTCCTGGCCCTGAGCGAGGGAGCCAGCGGATATGTGCTCAAAGGGGCGGAGCAGGACGAACTGCTCCAGGCCATCCGGGCAGCGGCCCGCGGACAACTGCTCCTGGGCCCCGACGTCGCCGCAGCGGTGACCGGACGCCAGCAAACCGGTCCGTGGCAGGCGCCATTGGCGCAGCTCAGTGCCCGCGAACGCGAGGTTGCCGACCTGCTGGCGGCAGGGCTGCCGGTGGAGCGGATTGCCAGGCGGCTTGGCTTGAGCATTAAGTCGGTGCGCAACCACTTGGCCGTGATCCCGCGCAAGCTTGGCGTGGCTACCCGTGCCGAAGTCATCGAGGTGGCCAAGGCGGCTGGCCTGGGCCGCGAGATGAATTAGGGTAATCACCAAGAGACTGATCAGACGACAGAACGGTGGCGCGGATGCGGGCCCTGAGCATGATCCTTCGCGCTGCCGGGGCGCTGGGCATTGCTGCGGCAGTGTTGGCGCAGTGGCGCCGGACCCAGGAGAACGAGGCCGCGGGGACGGGGGAGACCAGCTTCGTGTCGCTGAACTTCTTCAGCTTCTTCACCATCGAATCCAACGTCTTTGCAGCGTTGGTGCTGGGCATCGGCTTCTTCATGATGATGCGCCGCGGACCCGAACCCAAGGGGTTCACGCTGCTGCGGGCCATCGCGGTGACCTACATGGCCACCACCGGGATCGTCTACAACCTCTTGCTGCGCGGGATCGAGCTGCCCCAGGGTGCCACCGTTGCCTGGTCCAACGAGGTCCTTCACCTGGCGGGTCCGCTGCTGGTGGTGCTGGACTGGCTGATTGCCCCGGGTAAGCGCCGGCTGGAGCCGGGCATGCTGTGGCCCATCGTCGCGTTCCCGGTGATCTGGGCCGGATACACGCTGATACGCGGCGCGCTCGTGCTGGATCCGCGCACCGGATCTCACTGGTATCCGTACCCGTTCCTGAACCCAGCGGCCTCGGCCAACGGCTATTTCTCCGTGGCCTTCTACGTCCTGCTCATCGCGGTGATGATCTGGGCGGTCGGGGCGCTGGTCCTGCGCACTTCGAGGCGCTTGCGCATTGGCTGAAGCGACACGTCCCGGTTTCCTGCGCACCCACACCACGAGCTCGATTCAACACGCGCAGCAAACGGCTGAAAAGGGCCGGCCATTTTCGCGCCACGACGCTCCCGACAGGGCGATGTCGAGAATGATGCTCAAGGCCCGGGGGAGGGGGGCCGCAGCCCGCCGGGCCGTGGCGGTGATCCTGGGGCCGGTGGTGTTGTCCCTGGTGGCTTCCGGCTGCGTTCCGGCCGACTCCACCCCGGTGTTGACCTGGTACACCACGAGTGACGACGGTGGGCAGGCGGTGCTCGCGGCTCAATGCACGCAAGCAGCCCAGGGAGCCTACCGGATCCGGACCTCGGGGCTGCCCACCAGCGCCGATGCCCAACGCGAACAGCTGGCGCGGCGCCTTGCCGCATCGGACACCTCCATGGACATCATGAGCCTGGACCCGCCGTTCATTCCCGAATTCGCCGAACCCGGATTCCTCGCCCCCGTTCCCTCCGATATTGCCGCGCGCACCACTGCCCATTCGCTGGCGGGAGCCAAGGCCGGGGCCAGTTGGAAGGGTGAACTGGTCGCCATCCCTTTCTGGGCGAATACCCAATTGCTCTGGTACCGCAAGTCGGTGGCCAGGAAAGCCGGGTTGGACATGTCCCAGCCGGTCAGTTGGGAACAGCTCATGGATGCCGCGCAGTCCCAGGATAAATACCTGGGGGTCCAGGGCAAACGCGGTGAATCGATGACCGTTTGGGTCAATGCCCTCATCAAGGGTGCCGGCGGCGAGATCCTGGCGAACCCCGAGGCCAAGCCCCGGGACCTGTCGCTCGGACTGGATTCGCCGGCGGGGACCGAGGCCGCGCGGATCGTCTCGCGCATCGGCCGGCAGGCACTGGGCGGGCCGGGGCTTCCCACCGCGTCCGAGAACGAATCAATGCTGCTGTTCCAGGGCGCGAAGGGTTCCTTCATGGTGAACTGGCCGTTTGTCTGGCCCGCGATGAACGCCGCCGTGAAGGCCGGGAACCTGAACGAATCCCTGCCCGATGACATCGGCTGGGCGCCGTACCCGCAAACGGTGGCCGGCACCCCGTCGGCCCCGCCCCTGGGCGGGATCGACCTGGGGGTCGGTTCGGCCAGCAAGCACCCCGACCTCGTGTACCGGGCCATCGAGTGCATCGTGTCACCGCAGAACCAGACCGAATACTTCCTGGGCAACGGCAACCCTCCGGCAGACTCCACCGCCTACGAGGATCCGAGGGTGGCCGAGCAGTTCCCCATGGCCCCGCTGATCCGCGACTCGCTGGAAACGTCGGCGCCCCGGCCGCAAACACCCTATTATTCGGAGGTCTCCACGGCGCTGCAACGGTATTGGGCCCCGCCCGGGGACGTCGACCCGGCGACCACTCCGCGGCTCACCGGTGAATTCATCCTGCAGGTCCTGCACGGGGAGCGGTTGTTATGAGCGTGGATACGCGGCGGCGCTCCTCCGCAGGAAGGGCTGCCCAGCCGGTGCGCAGCGAACGCGTCCGCGCCGAGGCCCGGTTGGGGTGGTGGCTGGCCGGTCCGGCCTTCGTCGTCATGCTGGCCGTGACCCTGTACCCGATCCTGCAGGCCGGCTGGGATTCGCTCTTCCATTTCCGGCTCACGGCCCCCGCGGACAAGTCCTTTGCCGGGGCCGCCAACTACGTGAACATCCTGGGCGATCCGTTGTTCTGGCAGTCGCTCGGCGTGACGCTGCTGATCACCGTGGTCACCGTCGCCGTGGAGCTGCTGCTGGGCTTCGCACTGGCCTTGGTGATGCAGCGGGGGCTGAAGTCGGTGCGGGGACTGGTGCGCACGGCAATTCTCATCCCGTACGGCATCATCACCGTGGTTTCGGCGTTCTCTTGGTTCTACATGTTCGATATCTCCTCCGGGTTCGTCAACAGCTGGTTCGACTGGGTGCCGGGCATCGGGCCGGAAACCAACTGGTTCGCCGGGACGTGGGGTTCGTTGTTCGTGGTCATCGCCTCGGAGATCTGGAAGACCACGCCGTTTATTTCGCTGCTGCTGCTGGCCGGGCTGGCCCAGGTTCCCACCGAGCTCGAAGAAGCAGCGGAGGTCGACGGGGCCACCTGGTCCGAGCGGATGGCCCGGGTCGTGCTGCCGAACATGAAGGCGGCGATCATGGTCGCCGTGTTGTTCCGGGCCCTTGACGCGTTTCGGATCTTCGACAACGTCTTCATCATGACCAACGGAGCCTATGGAACCGAGGTGCTCTCGCTGCTGGCCTACCGCACCTCGATCGGGCGGCTGGAGATCGGGCTCGGCTCGGCCATTTCGGTGCTGCTGTTCCTGTGCGTGCTGCTGATCTGCTTCATTTCCATCAAGGCGTTCAAGATAGATCTGGCCGGGACCCGGGGGGGAAAATAATGGCGATCTCAACGGCCCGGGAAAAAGCCACGTGGATCATCATCACGGTGGCGGTGGTGATCTACGCGTTGTTCCCGGTGGCCTCGATCCTGGCCACCAGCTTCAAGGCGCCCAGCGACCTGGCCAACGGCACGTTCCTGCCCCGCGAATTCTCCACGCTGAACTACGAGCAGATCCTGATCGGTGACGCCCAGGGGCTCTTCCTCACGGCGTTGCGCAATTCGATCGGCATCGCGGTGATCGCGACGTGCATCGCCGTGGTTCTGGCGACGCTGGCCGCGTACGCCATTGCCCGGCTGGAGTTCCGCGGCAAGAAGCTGATCCTGACTACCGCCTTGGCCGTGTCCGTTTTCCCGGTGATCTCCATCGTGACACCGCTGTTTAATATCTGGCGCTCGATCGGCCTCTACGACACCTGGCTCGGGCTGATCATTCCCTACCTTTCGCTGACGCTGCCGATTTCCATCTGGACCTTGGCAGCGTTTTTCCGGCAGATCCCCTGGGAGCTGGAGCAGGCGGCCCAGGTCGATGGGGCGACGCCCTGGCAGGCCTTCAGCAAGGCGATCGTCCCGCTGGCAGCACCCGGGGTCTTCACCACGGCCATCATCGCGTTCTTCATTGCCTGGAACGACTTCGTCTACGGCATCGCGCTGACCTCCACCGAGAGTGCACGCACTGTCCCCGCGGCGCTGGCGTTCTTCACCGGGGCATCCCAATTCGAATCACCAACCGGCGCGATTTCCGCGGCGGCCATCATCGTCACCCTTCCCGTGGTGGTCCTGGTGCTGGCTTTCCAGCGGCAGATCGTTTCGGGACTGACCCAGGGCGCCGTCAAGGGCTGAGGCCCTGCGAGGCGTCATCCAAGGAGCGGAAACCCATGGCATCGATCACGCTGAAGAACCTGGTCAAGAAGTACGACGACGGGTTCCCCGCGGTCAACGACGTGAGCATCGAGATAGCCGACGGCGAATTCGTGATCCTGGTCGGCCCCTCGGGCTGCGGCAAATCCACCCTGCTGCGCATGATCGTCGGGCTGGAGGACATCACCAGCGGCGAGCTGAGCATCGGTGGCAGGCGCATGAACGATGCGGCGCCGCGGGAGCGGAACCTGGCGATGGTGTTCCAGAACTACGCGCTGTACCCGCACCTGAGCGTCTTCGAGAACATCGCTTTTCCGCTGCGTCTGGGCAAGGCGAAGGCCACGAAGTCCGAGATCAGGTCCCGGGTCACCGAAGCCGCGTCGATGCTTGAGCTCACCGAGCACCTGGACCGCAAGCCGGCAAACCTCTCCGGGGGACAGCGCCAACGGGTGGCCATGGGCCGGGCCATTGTGCGCCGGGCCGAGGCGTTCCTCTTTGATGAGCCGCTCTCCAACTTGGATGCGAAGCTGCGCGGGCAGATGCGATCCGAGATCCTGCAGCTCCAGCGTCGACTGGGCACCACCAGCGTGTACGTGACCCACGACCAGACCGAGGCCATGACCTTGGGGGACCGGGTGGCCGTGCTCAAACGTGGGGTCCTTCAGCAGCTGGCCTCTCCACGTGAACTCTACGAACAGCCGCTGAACCTGTTTGTGGCCGGGTTCATCGGATCCCCGTCGATGAACTTCCTGCCTGCCACGGTGCAGGGGACCACGCTGCGGACCCCGTTCGGCGACCTAGAGATCCCGGCGGAGAAGGCTGCCGCAGCATCGGGGAAACCGGTGGTGTTGATGGGCGTGCGGCCGGAGTCCTTCGAGGATGCGGAGCTGGTTCAGGATCAGGTGCGTGGCCACGGGTCGACGTTCACCGCGCGGTTGACCCACACCGAATGGCTGGGCAACGAGCAGTACGGCTACCTGCCCTTTGAAGCGACCGCCGAGGTCCGGTCCCTGCTCGCGGGGTTGGCCCGGGACCTGGATGCCGAGGAGCTCAAGCCGCAGCTCGTGGTGACGTTGGATGCCGCAAGCCGGATCAGGGGAGGACGGGATGTGCTGCTGTGGCTGGACACCCGGCGGATCCACCTCTTCGATCCGTCGACCGGGGAGAACCTCACCCGTGATGCGGCAGCCGGGGCCGAGTTGACCGCCGCGGCAGCCAGCGACAGGGCCGAGGAGCTGGCCCGCGCCCGGCAGGGCTAGCGGGAGTTTCCTAGCTAATCACTCCGATAGTCATGTCACACCTAGTCAGTGTCGGTTTTTAGTGACCGGAAATGTATGACCTAACTTTTCTTCGGGGCCAGCTTGGCGAGGTTGAAGATTTCGGCAAGGTTGGCGTGGGTGTCGATTTCTTCGGTGAGCATGCGCCGGGCCTTGGGGCGGCCTCCGGTGGAGGGGTAGATCATCACGGTTTCGCCGATGCTGGCCAGTCGTTCGAGCAGTTCTCGTACGGAGTGGTGTTCGCCGGCCTGTTCGACGTCGCGGCGCATGAGGTGGGCGATCTGCAGGGCCAGGACGCAGGTGAAGGTGTGGATGCGGATGTTGTGTTCGGTCCAGTGGTTCATGGGTGAGAACGAGACCACGTGGGGGTCCTTGAGCTGCCGGAACCCGAATTCCGCGTCCGATTGGGACCGGTAGGCGTCGACCACCTCGGCCACCGGCCAGTTCTCGTGGGTGGTGACCAGGATCCTTTTCCCGAACACCTCGTCTTCCAGCTCCTTGCGTGCGGTCTCGTTGACGCTGACGGAGAGCCTGTGGGTGGCCGGTGTGGTGCCGGTGACCTCGCAGAGCAGGACGCGCTGGAGCCAGGAGTCGCGAGTGATCGATTTGATGTGCTCGGCCAGCTCTCCGGTGGTGCGGCGGGCCTTTCCGCGGGCCAGTGTCTCGGCGAGGTCCGCGAGCTTTGCCTGGGCCTTGGCCAGGGTTTGGGCAAAGCCTGCGGCCTGCTTTTGGTGCAGTGTCGGTGAGTGGGTGAGGATCACCCGGCGCTCGGTCCCGTAGACATCCCTACGGGACTCCACTGCGCTGAGCCCCTCGAAGCGTTCCTCCTCCATGATCACGCGGTCCTTGGCCGGTATCTTGAGCAGGTCCGTGACCTGGGAGGGTGGGATGGAGCCGACGAAGGCGAGGTCGGTGTCGGTGACGCGGGTGAAGTTGGAGGCCGAGTTCTGTCCGGCGTCGAACACCACGGTGACTTCCGGGTTACCGGAGATCCCGGCGGTTTCGGCGAGCTTGCGGTGCCGCGCTCCGAGCGCGTCGATCATGAGCGGGAATTGGGTGACGTCGGGTTTGTTTCCCGGGTAGGCGTGGGCGAGCAGCGGGATGCCGCCGTCGCGGGTGATGACCAGTCCCAGGCCGACCAGGCGCAGGTCGTTGCGTTTCTGTTTGGCCTTGCCGCGTTGGGCGATCGGCGCTTTCTCGTTGGTGGAGTCGATGTAGGTGGCGAAGTTGGTCATGTCCAGGGCCAGGGCGGAGATGTCCAGGTTGAATTCGGTGATCATCGCCAATGCGATGCGTTCCTCGATCACCGCGAGCTGTTCCAGGGTGACCTTGTGCATGGCGTCCCAGAAGCGCCGGTGGTCCAGCACGGACGCGGGGATCTTGGTGAAGCGGTCCGCCGCGGTGGTTTTCCACCAATCACTGAAGCCGGCCTTGGAGGTGGGTGCCACGACCCGGTTCAGCGCCGCCAGGGACAGGTAGGTGCCTACCGAGGCACCTGCGTCCGTGCGGCGTGGGCCAACGGCCTCGTCGATAATCCCGGCGATGTCCAGGCGTTGCAGGATGCCCCAGACCGCGGCGGAATCCCCGAAGCCCAGGTGCCGCGTTTTCTCTGGCACGGTTGCGGCTTCCTTGGCGTCCAGGAGCTTTTCGATGTCCTTGGCGCTTCCCAGGTACCGCTCGGAAACCATCTTCGGCTTCCCGTCCACCCGCGCCATCTCACGCAGGTACCAGTACACGTTGCCGTTGATCGTTTTCTTGTAGAGCGCCATGTCATAAATCATACTTTAGGTCATACATATTTCGGCAGATGGAAGGCCCCGACACGCCGCTGATTCCGCGGTTTATTTCTTGTCGGGGCCTTCGAAAACGAAATAGCTAGGAAACTCCCGCTAGGGCCTCTCGCCCGTCCCGGCGTCGGCGTCGGCGTCGGGCGCCCTACCGTCCTTCTCCCTCTCCTTGCCGCCGCCGGAGCCCGCCGATGCTGCACCGAGGCCAAGCATCGCCCCGAGCAGGCCGGCGCCCGCATCGGTGCTCAGCACGCTGATGGCCATGAGCGCTCCGACGATGCCGAGCCCGAATAGCAGGACCACCATGCGGCCCCAATTTTCGATGGCGAAGGGGAGCGAGGGGCGGGCCGATTTGACGGGTTCGACGTGAACTGCGAACGGTGCGATGGCGGCTCCATCGGCCTCGGCCTGGACCACCGACGTGCCGGATTTCTTGAAGGTGTATTTGAGGTAGCCCTCGCTGAAACCGGCGACCTCCTTGTCATCGACCGACCAGGTGACCTGCTGCGGGTCACCCGTGGAATCCCGGATCGGCGGGCTGATGGTGAATACCATTTCCTGGCCGGGGGTACAGGCGCTCGCGCCGATGATCCGGGGGACTGGATCATCGGCGTGCCCCGGCATCAACTCACGGGGAGTCGCCGCCACGGGTTCCGCAGCGTAGGTCGTGCCCTGCTTCAGGGCGCTGCCCATGAAATCAATGAGGAGCTTGTGGTAGCGCAGGGCGAAGTACAACGCGGCGGCGATCACGATCATCGAAGCACCGAGGAAGACGACGGGCAGGATGGCGTTCGGCGCGCTGCCCGGCACTTCAGGGGTGGCTGGCGTGGTGGCGGCGCTGGCGGACGCTCCGGGAACGAGCATCGCCAGGCTGCTGGTCGCCACAGCGCCAGCAACGAATAATCCCCTGCCCAAGATGCGAAGCTGCATGGCCGTTCCCCCTGTTCGGTGGTGCCGGCCGCCAGCTGGTGGTACCCGGTCAGGGAATTCTGGGCCGGGGCTAGGGGGAAGTCAATGCCGCCACTCGCGGGGAGGCGCAGTATCGGCCACCGGCCGGCATGCGCCCGGGAATGAATTCGATTCCGTGTCCGTTTCATATGCAAACGCATTTATTTTCGAGTGTCAGGAATCCATCATGACCCAGTCCATCGTCGTCGTCTCCGGAGGCCTCGGCGTTCCGTCCACCAGTAGGATGCTGGGCGACCAGATCGGTGAGGCGGCCCGCGCGGCGCTGGCCGAACGCGGCATCGGAGCGGGCGTGGGAACCATCGAGCTGCGCGACTTCGCGGTGGACATCACCAACAACATGCTCACGCGCTATGCCTCCCCGCGACTGGCCGAGATGATCGACACCGTCACCGGAGCCGACGGCCTGGTCATTGTCAGCCCGGTGTTCACCGCCTCGGTCAGCGGATTGCTTAAGTCCTTCCTCGACGTGCTTGATCCCCAGGCGCTCGAGGGCATGCCGGTGGTCATGGCGGCGACCGGCGGCAGTGCGCGGCACTCGATGGTGCTCGAGTTCGTGATGCGCCCGATCTTCTCCTACCTGCGGGCCGCGATCATGCCCACGGGCGTCTTCGCCGCGCCCGAGGACTGGGGATCGGACACCGGGGGCGGGCACCTGGCTGAGCGCGCAGCCCGGGCCGGCGCGGAGCTGGCCGCCGCCATCGAAGGCGCGGCGCCCACGCGCAGGCGGGAAGAGCCGATGACCTCGCTGCCCTTCGAGCAGCTGCTGGCAAACATCCGGCCGGGAGCCTAGCCACAGCTAAAACGAGGGGCTGGCCCCGGAGTACTCGGGGTCGTCCTCGTCGAACTGGTCGGGTCCGTCGATGGAGGCGCCCATCCGGTGCAGCATCCCGGCCAGCACCGGCCGCGGCGTGGCGAAGTTCAGCCGCACGAATCCGCGTCCGGCCTGCCCGCACAGTGCGCCATCGGTCAGGGCCAGCTGGGCCTGCTGCCTGAAGAACCGCACGGGATCCGGGCCGAGGCCCAGTTCCGACACGTCGAGCCAGGCCAGGTAGGTACCCTGCGGTGCGAGGTAGCGGACCCGGGGCAGGTGCTCGGCCACGAGCCCGCCGAGCAGGTCCCGGTTTCCCTCCAGATAGCCGAGGACCTTCCCGAGCCAGGCCTGGCCGCCATCGTAGGCGGCCGCCGTTCCGGCCAGACCGGGGGTCGCCGCACCGTGCTCGGGAACGATGCCGACCCGCGCCCACAGGGTCCGGTCGGCATCGTTGGTCAAGACCAGCTGGGCGCATTTGAGCCCCGGGATGTTGAAGGCCTTGCTGGCAGAGATTCCAGTGATGCTGTGCCCGGCCGCCGTATCGCTGATCGCGGCATAGGGATGGTGTTCGTATCCGCCGTACACCAGCGGGGCATGGATCTCGTCGGCGAAGACGCGCGATCCGGTGTGCTCGACCAGACGGGAGATCCGCAGCAGTTCGGCTCGCGTGTAGACCTTGCCGATCGGGTTGTGCGGGTTCACCAGCACCAGCAGGGCCCCGCCGGAAAGCGCGGACTCCAACCCCGCCCAGTCCAGCTCCCAGCCGATCCCGGTGCGCAGCATCGGAACCTGGATGCTGCGGCGGCCGAAGCGGGCGGGGGTATCGATGAAGGGCATGTAGGCCGGGGTGAGCAGCACGACGGGGGCATCGGGCCGGTGTGCGGGGGAGAAGTGCATGATGGCTGCGTCGAAGGCGGCGCCGACGTTGGACAACGGACGGATCTGCGCAGGGTCCAGCCGCCACCCGAAGCGGGCGTCGAGCCAATCGGCGGTGGCCTCCTGCAGCGAAGAGACCAGGTAGGCAGGGGCGTATCCGACCAGGCCGGAGGCGATGGTCTGCGCCGCGGCTTCCAGGACCCCGGGGGCAGTGCCGAAGTCCATTTCCGCTATCCATGCACCGAGGGCCTCCTGCTGGCCGGTCCACTTCAGCGAACCGCCGCGGCGCAGCTCATCGACGGTGATCCGGTCAAAGGGGTGGGCATCCATGGGAACCAGCATAGGCTTTGCCGTCCCCGTGGCAGAAGGGGGTCTTATCCGGCGGGGCCCATCCTCCCGGCCAGGGGCCGATCGGGTAGATTGGGCAGCGAACCGCGACGAGGGAGGGGTGGGAGGAGCAGGGCATGTCGACTGGGCGTAACGAGAGCATCGAAGAGCGGCTGGACCGCAACTGGGCCGATCTCATGCAGGAACTGCGGGTCATGCAGACCGGGGCGCAGATCCTCACCGCTTTCCTGATCACGCTGCCGTTCCAGGCCCGGTTCAGTGAACTCGATGCCTTCCAGCGGGACTTCTACCTGGCGCTGCTGGTCTTCTCGGTGCTGCTCAGTGCCCTGATCCTGACCCCGGTCGCCGTCCACCGGTACTTGTTCGGCCAACGGGTCAAGGTCACCACGGTGCACCAGGGAC
This genomic interval carries:
- a CDS encoding sensor histidine kinase, producing MSNRPGAAAWSRTAGYGAAVLAAVLLFVALPLAHERWLQLVLMGRNDGSGPVLHAASYVGLGITMVLIFACTTLMAACVLNHHGHALACIVLSLMALTFGQTLEPFLVVATGKSWASGLAEATSLTLLLFMLLRLPGVGVFRSASGWVALAALFAQAGGLALATAGPQAPGWLPAVTAAGWLAVLFGLVSAGLVRFRRRGADRLPGRGLLWGAMALAVFFLLLTGLVQGATAPGSLADLLAQFALFASFSLLALAIAASVLRESWEDRSGVLAAVFTSAGLSLSLVLAFGLALWAQMASGHGPVPGIWVMASMAAVAAFLHPAFRWLRPLVARLVYGRAASTEEFIAQLLGRISGFPPTATAQESLEHCLDVVCRGLGLSSLSANPDGTLLGEPATRARALALPVFAPVADTVRTRAHLARATRIVGQVRAERLRVVEDERRRLRHDLHDELGPALGAAVLNLQAAGNLVGALADARGRMALELLDATQEQLRSLIGRIRHIVRGLRPAVLHDGGLGTALQSLAAGTRSGPGTLIDLGTLPRPLPAAVETAAYLLAAEATENHRRHVGTGTCTVRAHVRPGPDGGVLLLEITDQGPGFDPTTVTPGLGLASMRQRALDLGGVFKLESGPHGTLIRAEFPLPRPVHEP
- a CDS encoding response regulator produces the protein MSPDPLRVAIADDHTLFRRGLWALLASVPDMEVCAEAADGGQALRRVVETHPDVLLLDIRMPGETGLEMLPRIRRAAPDTAILMLTMVEPGPSVLLALSEGASGYVLKGAEQDELLQAIRAAARGQLLLGPDVAAAVTGRQQTGPWQAPLAQLSAREREVADLLAAGLPVERIARRLGLSIKSVRNHLAVIPRKLGVATRAEVIEVAKAAGLGREMN
- a CDS encoding Pr6Pr family membrane protein, whose amino-acid sequence is MILRAAGALGIAAAVLAQWRRTQENEAAGTGETSFVSLNFFSFFTIESNVFAALVLGIGFFMMMRRGPEPKGFTLLRAIAVTYMATTGIVYNLLLRGIELPQGATVAWSNEVLHLAGPLLVVLDWLIAPGKRRLEPGMLWPIVAFPVIWAGYTLIRGALVLDPRTGSHWYPYPFLNPAASANGYFSVAFYVLLIAVMIWAVGALVLRTSRRLRIG
- a CDS encoding extracellular solute-binding protein, which encodes MLKARGRGAAARRAVAVILGPVVLSLVASGCVPADSTPVLTWYTTSDDGGQAVLAAQCTQAAQGAYRIRTSGLPTSADAQREQLARRLAASDTSMDIMSLDPPFIPEFAEPGFLAPVPSDIAARTTAHSLAGAKAGASWKGELVAIPFWANTQLLWYRKSVARKAGLDMSQPVSWEQLMDAAQSQDKYLGVQGKRGESMTVWVNALIKGAGGEILANPEAKPRDLSLGLDSPAGTEAARIVSRIGRQALGGPGLPTASENESMLLFQGAKGSFMVNWPFVWPAMNAAVKAGNLNESLPDDIGWAPYPQTVAGTPSAPPLGGIDLGVGSASKHPDLVYRAIECIVSPQNQTEYFLGNGNPPADSTAYEDPRVAEQFPMAPLIRDSLETSAPRPQTPYYSEVSTALQRYWAPPGDVDPATTPRLTGEFILQVLHGERLL
- a CDS encoding carbohydrate ABC transporter permease gives rise to the protein MSVDTRRRSSAGRAAQPVRSERVRAEARLGWWLAGPAFVVMLAVTLYPILQAGWDSLFHFRLTAPADKSFAGAANYVNILGDPLFWQSLGVTLLITVVTVAVELLLGFALALVMQRGLKSVRGLVRTAILIPYGIITVVSAFSWFYMFDISSGFVNSWFDWVPGIGPETNWFAGTWGSLFVVIASEIWKTTPFISLLLLAGLAQVPTELEEAAEVDGATWSERMARVVLPNMKAAIMVAVLFRALDAFRIFDNVFIMTNGAYGTEVLSLLAYRTSIGRLEIGLGSAISVLLFLCVLLICFISIKAFKIDLAGTRGGK
- a CDS encoding carbohydrate ABC transporter permease; this translates as MAISTAREKATWIIITVAVVIYALFPVASILATSFKAPSDLANGTFLPREFSTLNYEQILIGDAQGLFLTALRNSIGIAVIATCIAVVLATLAAYAIARLEFRGKKLILTTALAVSVFPVISIVTPLFNIWRSIGLYDTWLGLIIPYLSLTLPISIWTLAAFFRQIPWELEQAAQVDGATPWQAFSKAIVPLAAPGVFTTAIIAFFIAWNDFVYGIALTSTESARTVPAALAFFTGASQFESPTGAISAAAIIVTLPVVVLVLAFQRQIVSGLTQGAVKG
- a CDS encoding ABC transporter ATP-binding protein; translated protein: MASITLKNLVKKYDDGFPAVNDVSIEIADGEFVILVGPSGCGKSTLLRMIVGLEDITSGELSIGGRRMNDAAPRERNLAMVFQNYALYPHLSVFENIAFPLRLGKAKATKSEIRSRVTEAASMLELTEHLDRKPANLSGGQRQRVAMGRAIVRRAEAFLFDEPLSNLDAKLRGQMRSEILQLQRRLGTTSVYVTHDQTEAMTLGDRVAVLKRGVLQQLASPRELYEQPLNLFVAGFIGSPSMNFLPATVQGTTLRTPFGDLEIPAEKAAAASGKPVVLMGVRPESFEDAELVQDQVRGHGSTFTARLTHTEWLGNEQYGYLPFEATAEVRSLLAGLARDLDAEELKPQLVVTLDAASRIRGGRDVLLWLDTRRIHLFDPSTGENLTRDAAAGAELTAAAASDRAEELARARQG